A stretch of DNA from Natrinema halophilum:
TTGATAGATTCCGTGAGTTTCATAGCGGCGTTGGAGTCCCGCGGCTGAAATACCCATCGGCGACGCCACTCACGGTCGTGATTTAGGGGCTGAGAGGCAAGCGCAGAGCCGGGTACTTATACTGGACGGAACCCGAGGATGCGCTTGCCAGTCGTCTCCGAAACCGTGATCTCGAGTTCGACGGCGAGCCCCGTTTCGACGGCCGCGGGGTCGACGCCTACGACCTGTCCGGTTACGCGAACGGGACCGAAGTCCGCGATGGCCGTCGCGTACGGTGCGTCTTCCTCGAACGACGGCGTTGGAACGTGCGTGACGTTGAACGTCTGAATCTCCCCCGTTTCGGGCATGTCGACCCGCTCCAATTCGAGCGAACCGCAGTCGGGACAGACCCGACGTGGCGTCAGGGAGCCGTGTCCGTTAGCACACTCGAGGTAGTACGTATCGCCTTCTTCGGCCGCTTCGAGCCATTCGTCGTAGCCGGCGTCTTGAACGCCGTCAGCGTCGCTCATTGGTCGGTCACCTCCAGTACGTGAACCGTTGCACTCGCGACCGTGCCACCCGCGTTGTGTGCGACGCCGGTCGTCGCGTCCGAAACGTATTCGCTATTGGGATGGGTGCCGGCCAGTAGCTTTGTGACTTCCGCGATCTGGGAGGCGCCGGTCGCACCGACCGGGTGTCCCTTGGCTTTCAGGCCACCAGAGAGGTTGATCGGCGTGTCACCGTTCGCGGTCGTCCGGCCGGTTCGTGCCGCGGAGATGCCCTCACCGATCGGTTCTATGTCCAGCGCCTCGAGTGCGAGGACTTCGGCGATCGTAAAGCAGTCGTGGACCTCCGCGAAGTCGACATCGCTGGCATCGACGCTGGCGTCGTCGTAGGCTTCCACGCCCGCTTCGCGCGCGGCGGGCGATCGTGCGAGGTGGTCGCGGTCGTGCAGCGCCATCCGATCGCCACCCTGACCGGTGCCGGTAATCGCGACCGGCGCGTCGAGGTCGTGGTCGTCAGCGTAGTCTTCGCTCGTGAGAACGAGCGCGGATGCGCCGTCAGAGATCGGACAGGCGTCGTAGAGGCCGAGCGGTTCCGAGACGGGCGGCGCCTCGAGAACGTCCGAAACGTCGATCGCGCGCTGATATTGCGCTTTGTCGTTCGTGAGGGCGTTCTCGTGGTTCTTGACGGCGATGTGGGCCAGATCTTCGCGCTCGCCGCCAAACTCGTCGAAGTAGGCCTGGGCCATCAAGGCATACGCGCCGGGGAACGTCACTCCGGCCCGAACCTCCCAAAGGTCGTCCGCGGCGATAGCGAGCGCCTCGGTCGCGCCCGCGGTTCCGAGGTTGGTCATCCGTTCTGCGCCGCCGACGAGGAGGACGTCGTTCTCGCCGTTGCGAATGCGTTTGACGGCCTCGCGGACTGCGGTCCCGCTCGAAGCGCACGCGGATTCGTAGCGGGTCGCAGGGGCCTGGACCCCTGCCGCTTCGGCCATCAGCGGGCCCTGGTGACCCTGGTGTTCGGAGAGTTCGCCCATGAAATTC
This window harbors:
- a CDS encoding thiolase C-terminal domain-containing protein — encoded protein: MSDVRVAGTGLTPFGNSPERTGRDLFAEASIAAFEDSTVPRDDVEAVLYGNFMGELSEHQGHQGPLMAEAAGVQAPATRYESACASSGTAVREAVKRIRNGENDVLLVGGAERMTNLGTAGATEALAIAADDLWEVRAGVTFPGAYALMAQAYFDEFGGEREDLAHIAVKNHENALTNDKAQYQRAIDVSDVLEAPPVSEPLGLYDACPISDGASALVLTSEDYADDHDLDAPVAITGTGQGGDRMALHDRDHLARSPAAREAGVEAYDDASVDASDVDFAEVHDCFTIAEVLALEALDIEPIGEGISAARTGRTTANGDTPINLSGGLKAKGHPVGATGASQIAEVTKLLAGTHPNSEYVSDATTGVAHNAGGTVASATVHVLEVTDQ
- a CDS encoding Zn-ribbon domain-containing OB-fold protein produces the protein MSDADGVQDAGYDEWLEAAEEGDTYYLECANGHGSLTPRRVCPDCGSLELERVDMPETGEIQTFNVTHVPTPSFEEDAPYATAIADFGPVRVTGQVVGVDPAAVETGLAVELEITVSETTGKRILGFRPV